A genomic stretch from Corynebacterium kutscheri includes:
- a CDS encoding ABC transporter ATP-binding protein, with the protein MPTQPARAIAARAEGIVKTYGSGETQVVALDHVNIEFAAQEFTAIMGPSGSGKSTLMHCMAGLDRITAGAAFIGDTNLARLSEREMTNLRRDRLGFIFQSFNLVPTLTAAENITLPLDIAAKKVDQEWFNEVTERLGLSKRLKHRPAELSGGQQQRVACARALVARPEIIFGDEPTGNLDSNSSKEVLGILRTAVDHDKQTVLIVTHDPAAAVYADRVVFLADGRIVHELRNPSREEILSTMTTVEGLV; encoded by the coding sequence ATGCCAACGCAGCCAGCAAGGGCAATAGCTGCCCGTGCCGAAGGAATTGTAAAGACATACGGTAGTGGGGAAACACAGGTTGTCGCCCTTGATCATGTCAATATTGAATTTGCTGCCCAGGAATTTACTGCGATCATGGGACCGTCGGGATCTGGAAAATCAACTCTGATGCACTGTATGGCAGGTTTGGATCGAATTACTGCTGGAGCAGCATTCATTGGCGATACAAACCTTGCTCGGTTGTCTGAACGAGAAATGACGAACCTTCGTCGTGATCGTCTTGGTTTCATTTTCCAGTCCTTTAATCTTGTTCCTACACTTACTGCTGCAGAAAATATCACGTTGCCGCTTGATATTGCGGCTAAGAAAGTAGACCAAGAGTGGTTTAATGAGGTCACTGAGCGCCTAGGACTAAGCAAGCGGCTGAAACACCGGCCAGCAGAGCTCTCTGGCGGTCAGCAGCAGCGTGTTGCGTGTGCTCGTGCGTTAGTGGCTCGTCCAGAAATTATCTTCGGCGATGAGCCCACTGGAAACCTGGATTCTAATTCATCCAAAGAAGTATTAGGTATTCTGCGTACCGCCGTCGATCATGATAAACAAACAGTTTTAATTGTTACCCATGATCCTGCTGCGGCAGTTTATGCCGATCGGGTTGTCTTCCTTGCCGATGGTCGTATTGTTCATGAGTTGCGCAATCCTTCGCGCGAAGAAATTTTGAGCACCATGACAACCGTGGAGGGACTGGTCTAG
- a CDS encoding ABC transporter permease: MLRLSLRSIMAHKVRLLLTVLAVVLGTAFVSGSFMFTASLNKVFDSAVSTAFDGVSAVISPQGENGLEAITPENVEKLRSDSKISTININQQTTIVAANTERKPFQTGAGSSIVSIFYGEKTVTGGLEITQGTAPTASSEVVIGQDGAQRYGISIGDTIVAVTSDAQHELMVTGFYAPQIKEQSAASAASLNFRMTEQAYLEEFGDPNRISSLVVRAAEGVTDDELVNYLQQEYPDLQIQSGQSLADELSDQVSSALSFVNYFLIAFGLIALLVGTFIIANTFSMIVAQRIREFALLRAVGVSSRQLTTSVVWEAIVVGIIGSLLGVLAGIGLVQIIQSVMANFGMPLNDAGLGLTPVSVLIPLLLGTIVTLISAWAPAYRAGSVHPVEAMRSTEQSSESSLLVRTIIGTVGIVLGAGIIVLAVIAEWSTSVRASAVGMGALLVIIGIFFASPALSIPIVGGIGRVIGLPFKTVGQLAATNSRRNPRRTAATAFALTLGVMLVTAIGLLAASMRAEISDLVETEISADYIVTPPRDGQFPVPKEAITAIRDTEGVEQAAVISAVPVSIDGYYLMTVPGAGGFSSIIDGNAGDVLHASEITGSLDLSRPNVFIANKQVAEKQGWQLGQSYPVLGAQGEQLALVELIGTYGDSQLLGQFQISAGTLVDTTYYDTAKSNLILVTTDHSVDAQQMHDRLEATIKDYLILQLNTAEEYAGQQVETINQMMYILYALLALSIIIAVIGIINTLALNVIERRQEIGMLRAVGMHRRQIRTMITIESVQIAIYGALVGIIAGLGLGTAFLKVLSSQGISQIIIPWTSLIWMLIAAALVGVIAALAPAQRAAKTPPLDAIAD, encoded by the coding sequence ATGCTGCGGCTAAGTCTGCGTTCTATTATGGCGCATAAAGTGCGTCTACTGTTGACTGTTCTAGCAGTAGTGCTGGGTACCGCATTTGTTTCTGGTTCCTTCATGTTTACCGCTTCGCTGAATAAAGTTTTTGATTCAGCAGTTTCAACGGCTTTTGATGGGGTTTCTGCGGTTATTAGCCCACAGGGCGAAAACGGTTTGGAAGCAATCACTCCAGAAAACGTCGAAAAGCTTCGTTCCGATTCTAAAATCTCGACAATTAATATTAATCAGCAAACTACCATTGTTGCTGCTAATACAGAACGTAAGCCGTTTCAGACTGGTGCGGGTAGTTCTATTGTTTCTATTTTTTATGGTGAGAAAACGGTTACCGGTGGGTTGGAGATCACCCAAGGCACTGCACCAACAGCTAGTTCTGAGGTTGTGATAGGTCAAGATGGTGCCCAGCGCTATGGCATTAGCATTGGCGATACCATTGTGGCGGTAACTAGTGATGCTCAGCATGAGCTTATGGTTACTGGTTTCTATGCACCTCAAATAAAAGAACAGAGCGCAGCATCTGCGGCATCATTGAATTTTCGGATGACTGAGCAGGCATATCTAGAAGAATTCGGTGATCCGAACCGAATTAGTAGCTTGGTTGTACGCGCTGCCGAGGGAGTTACCGATGACGAACTCGTGAATTATCTGCAGCAAGAATATCCAGACCTACAGATTCAATCGGGACAAAGTTTGGCTGATGAACTTTCCGATCAGGTTTCTTCGGCACTAAGTTTTGTTAATTACTTCCTGATAGCTTTTGGCCTGATTGCTTTACTGGTCGGCACATTTATTATCGCTAACACTTTCTCTATGATTGTCGCGCAGCGGATTCGTGAGTTTGCACTTTTACGAGCGGTGGGTGTTTCGAGTCGGCAATTAACTACTTCAGTAGTGTGGGAAGCAATTGTTGTCGGTATTATTGGCTCCTTATTGGGCGTTTTGGCTGGGATAGGCCTAGTACAAATCATCCAATCCGTCATGGCCAACTTCGGAATGCCGCTTAACGACGCTGGTTTAGGGCTTACCCCAGTTAGCGTACTTATCCCACTACTTCTCGGCACTATTGTGACCCTTATAAGCGCCTGGGCACCGGCATACCGGGCTGGTTCTGTGCATCCGGTCGAAGCAATGCGCTCAACCGAGCAATCTTCAGAATCGTCGTTATTGGTACGCACCATTATTGGCACAGTAGGTATTGTCCTAGGCGCAGGCATCATTGTGTTAGCAGTTATTGCAGAATGGTCAACGTCGGTGCGAGCAAGTGCGGTAGGTATGGGTGCACTTTTGGTGATCATTGGTATTTTCTTTGCTTCCCCAGCCTTAAGTATTCCGATTGTTGGCGGAATTGGCCGTGTTATCGGTTTGCCTTTTAAAACCGTTGGCCAACTGGCAGCGACAAATTCACGACGCAATCCGCGTCGAACCGCAGCTACTGCCTTTGCGTTGACTTTGGGCGTGATGCTAGTAACCGCGATTGGTTTGCTTGCTGCGTCGATGCGTGCAGAAATTAGTGACCTGGTAGAAACCGAAATATCCGCAGACTATATTGTTACCCCACCTCGTGACGGTCAGTTCCCAGTACCAAAGGAAGCAATAACGGCGATTAGAGATACCGAAGGCGTAGAACAGGCTGCGGTGATTTCTGCCGTACCGGTTAGTATCGATGGTTATTACCTTATGACTGTGCCGGGTGCAGGTGGATTTAGTTCAATTATTGATGGCAACGCTGGAGATGTACTTCATGCATCAGAGATAACTGGTAGCTTGGATCTTTCTCGCCCTAATGTTTTTATTGCCAATAAGCAGGTTGCAGAAAAGCAAGGTTGGCAGCTTGGACAGAGCTATCCGGTTCTAGGGGCTCAAGGCGAACAATTGGCACTGGTAGAACTTATTGGTACCTATGGTGATAGCCAATTACTTGGTCAATTCCAGATTAGTGCTGGAACTCTTGTAGATACTACTTATTACGATACGGCTAAAAGTAATCTGATTCTGGTTACCACCGATCACAGTGTGGATGCCCAGCAGATGCATGATCGTTTAGAAGCCACGATCAAAGATTATCTCATCCTCCAGTTGAATACGGCCGAAGAATATGCTGGTCAGCAGGTTGAAACAATTAATCAAATGATGTACATCTTGTATGCGCTTTTAGCGTTAAGCATCATTATTGCGGTGATCGGCATTATCAATACTTTGGCGTTAAATGTGATTGAACGTCGACAAGAAATTGGTATGTTGCGTGCAGTCGGTATGCATCGTCGTCAGATTAGAACCATGATCACTATTGAAAGTGTGCAAATCGCTATCTACGGCGCATTAGTAGGTATTATCGCTGGTTTAGGTTTAGGAACCGCGTTTCTTAAAGTCCTGTCCAGCCAGGGCATTAGCCAAATAATTATTCCATGGACAAGCTTGATCTGGATGCTTATTGCAGCTGCATTAGTAGGCGTGATTGCTGCGCTAGCGCCTGCACAACGTGCTGCCAAAACACCACCGTTAGATGCGATCGCAGATTAA
- a CDS encoding fluoride efflux transporter FluC: protein MLTIILVFLGGMAGGLLRHALSHILGGYWGTFIANTLACFLIGLGLTPAMSIGVAGALSTWSTLAKELGMLIDARRYALFSGYLLLTLTAGLLALHTAHVVIS from the coding sequence ATGCTCACGATAATATTAGTTTTTCTTGGCGGCATGGCTGGTGGCTTACTCAGACATGCCCTTAGCCATATCCTTGGTGGATATTGGGGCACTTTTATTGCTAATACTCTGGCCTGTTTTCTTATTGGTCTCGGGTTAACACCAGCTATGTCTATTGGTGTTGCCGGTGCTTTATCTACCTGGTCTACTTTAGCTAAAGAGCTTGGCATGCTTATCGACGCTCGTCGTTACGCTCTTTTTTCTGGTTACTTGCTACTAACGCTTACTGCGGGGTTACTAGCTTTACACACTGCCCACGTAGTTATTTCATAA
- a CDS encoding CrcB family protein, whose translation MDGSLESFSCTSLSHCALFLLALQYLSAESPHTLGLLFVVPLFLIGLGAGCGALIRYAIELTVTGIWVLFIINISGSFLMGIAQKKSVHPALTTGFLGGFTSYSTFLVYASTDFSYCIITIISCVSAWWIGQRCSR comes from the coding sequence ATGGATGGCTCCTTAGAAAGTTTTAGCTGCACATCTTTGTCCCATTGTGCTCTTTTCCTCCTAGCTTTGCAGTACTTGTCAGCTGAATCACCACATACACTAGGCTTACTATTCGTGGTTCCACTTTTTCTTATCGGCCTAGGCGCAGGTTGTGGTGCCCTAATACGCTACGCGATAGAACTGACAGTCACCGGTATATGGGTTCTATTTATTATCAATATCAGTGGCTCATTCCTGATGGGAATAGCACAGAAAAAATCTGTTCACCCTGCTTTAACCACCGGATTTTTAGGCGGTTTTACTAGTTACTCTACTTTTTTAGTTTATGCCAGCACCGATTTTTCTTACTGCATAATCACCATTATCAGCTGTGTCAGCGCTTGGTGGATAGGCCAACGATGCTCACGATAA
- the pgm gene encoding phosphoglucomutase (alpha-D-glucose-1,6-bisphosphate-dependent), with amino-acid sequence MSHPRAGQLAQPSDLIDIAELVTAYYTRQPDVSDPDQQVAFGTSGHRGSSLDTAFNENHILATTQAIVDYRRANNIGGPIYIGRDPHALSEPAMISALEVLFANDITVLVDDRGRYTPTPAISHAILSHNAQLPGGVTGTDPKRADGIVITPSHNPPRDGGFKYNPPNGGPADTDATDWIAQRANDLLRGGLAEVKRTSVASVIDPRAHKYNFLDTYVADLPNVVNIEAIRNSGLSIGADPMGGASVDYWAAIAEAHKLNLEVVNPLVDATWRFMTLDTDGKIRMDCSSANSMASLVHNRSKYDIATGNDADADRHGIVTPDAGLMNPNHYLAVAIEYLFAHRPGWAADTVVGKTLVSSSMIDRVVANLGRRLIEVPVGFKWFVPGLIDGSVGFGGEESAGASFLRHDGSVWSTDKDGIILDLLAAEITAVTGKTPSQRYAELAAEYGAPAYARTDAEANREQKALLKALSPEQVTATELAGETITAKLTEAPGNGAKIGGLKVTTESAWFAARPSGTEDKYKIYAESFRGKDHLEQVQQAAQALVSDVLDS; translated from the coding sequence ATGAGCCATCCCCGAGCAGGGCAACTTGCACAACCTAGCGATCTTATTGATATTGCTGAGCTAGTTACTGCCTACTACACGCGTCAACCTGATGTAAGCGATCCCGATCAACAAGTTGCTTTTGGTACCTCTGGGCATCGGGGCAGCTCTTTGGATACCGCCTTCAATGAGAACCATATTTTGGCAACTACCCAGGCCATTGTTGATTATCGACGGGCTAATAATATTGGTGGTCCAATTTATATTGGCCGTGATCCGCATGCTTTGAGCGAGCCAGCAATGATCTCGGCACTGGAAGTTCTTTTTGCCAACGATATAACCGTTCTGGTTGATGACCGTGGTAGATATACTCCTACACCAGCTATTTCCCATGCGATTTTATCTCATAATGCACAACTTCCTGGTGGAGTTACTGGAACTGATCCTAAGCGTGCCGACGGTATTGTTATTACCCCATCGCATAACCCACCTCGCGATGGTGGTTTTAAATACAATCCACCTAATGGTGGGCCAGCAGATACGGATGCTACGGATTGGATTGCTCAGCGAGCTAACGATCTCTTACGTGGGGGTCTAGCTGAAGTGAAACGCACTAGTGTTGCTAGTGTTATTGACCCTAGGGCACACAAGTATAATTTCCTCGACACCTATGTTGCTGATTTGCCTAATGTCGTCAACATTGAGGCTATTCGTAACTCCGGGTTATCTATTGGCGCTGATCCTATGGGTGGGGCCTCAGTAGACTATTGGGCAGCCATTGCCGAGGCACATAAGCTTAATTTGGAAGTAGTTAACCCATTAGTGGACGCTACTTGGCGGTTTATGACTCTTGATACCGATGGCAAAATTCGCATGGATTGCTCTTCAGCAAATTCAATGGCCTCATTGGTGCATAACCGCAGTAAATATGACATCGCTACTGGCAATGATGCAGATGCAGATCGCCACGGCATTGTTACCCCAGATGCTGGGCTTATGAATCCTAATCATTATTTAGCAGTAGCTATTGAATACCTCTTTGCTCATCGACCAGGTTGGGCAGCAGATACTGTTGTGGGAAAAACCTTGGTGAGCTCCTCAATGATTGACCGCGTAGTAGCTAACCTTGGCCGACGACTTATTGAAGTACCAGTTGGCTTTAAATGGTTCGTACCAGGGCTTATCGACGGCTCAGTTGGTTTTGGTGGTGAAGAATCAGCCGGTGCCTCCTTCTTGCGTCACGACGGTAGCGTATGGTCTACCGATAAAGACGGTATTATTCTTGATCTTTTAGCTGCTGAGATTACAGCTGTTACCGGAAAGACTCCGTCGCAACGCTATGCTGAGCTAGCCGCTGAATATGGGGCACCAGCATATGCACGCACCGATGCGGAGGCCAACCGAGAACAAAAGGCACTTCTTAAAGCACTTTCGCCAGAACAAGTTACAGCTACCGAGCTAGCTGGCGAGACAATTACCGCTAAGCTCACCGAAGCACCAGGCAATGGTGCCAAGATTGGCGGGCTTAAAGTGACTACTGAATCAGCATGGTTTGCTGCACGCCCATCCGGTACCGAAGATAAGTATAAGATTTATGCAGAATCTTTCCGTGGTAAAGATCACCTTGAACAAGTACAGCAGGCCGCGCAAGCGCTGGTGAGCGATGTTTTAGACTCCTAG
- a CDS encoding DoxX family protein, with protein sequence MKVVNVTRINELPQRSGLRLDKTLILDGISFIARFYMAYIWLKAGFSKLGERLANQQSVEGYDIFSEKWAGYIAELIAPLEIAGGILLLVGIFLRFSGILSTIVLALFIVGITQAWARGLNIDCGCFGVENIDQAEVGMNYAKTIARDVLYIFLSMWTAYRPFKKWAIHA encoded by the coding sequence ATGAAGGTTGTCAACGTGACTAGAATAAATGAATTGCCACAGCGTAGCGGGCTAAGACTAGATAAAACGCTAATTTTAGATGGTATCAGTTTTATTGCTCGATTCTATATGGCCTATATCTGGTTGAAAGCCGGCTTTTCCAAGCTTGGGGAGCGTCTTGCAAACCAACAGTCGGTAGAAGGCTATGATATTTTCAGCGAAAAATGGGCAGGTTATATTGCTGAGCTCATTGCACCATTAGAAATTGCTGGTGGCATTTTATTATTGGTAGGTATTTTCCTTCGGTTCTCTGGAATTTTATCTACTATCGTGCTTGCCTTATTCATTGTCGGTATCACCCAGGCTTGGGCGCGTGGCCTAAATATTGATTGTGGCTGTTTTGGTGTGGAAAATATTGATCAAGCTGAGGTGGGAATGAATTATGCTAAAACCATTGCTCGGGATGTACTCTATATTTTCTTAAGCATGTGGACTGCGTATCGCCCCTTTAAAAAATGGGCAATTCACGCTTAA
- a CDS encoding thioredoxin domain-containing protein has protein sequence MSNKKVVNPNQKSNGFLWAMVALTVVIAAVVAFIVVNGRQAQENKYADREKETVSFNISTQDNAVVLAASSTTSDTPVVEIFEDYSCSHCADLEEATSAEMKQALEDGKIIAKIYGLNFLDRGNEEGNSTKAGGAAMAVAESGDASAYWNTRKLFMGEQNEIYGQWDNEKFASAAIQMGASEDIRDSIASGDKMREFPSVASANSDYLTEIGERVSSPRVFIDGTEVTSNLAGWVSQATGA, from the coding sequence ATGAGTAACAAAAAGGTTGTCAATCCCAACCAGAAATCTAATGGTTTCTTATGGGCTATGGTCGCTTTGACTGTTGTTATCGCTGCTGTGGTGGCGTTTATCGTCGTCAATGGCCGGCAGGCACAGGAAAATAAGTATGCTGATCGGGAAAAAGAAACTGTTTCTTTTAATATCAGCACCCAAGATAATGCAGTTGTCCTTGCTGCTAGCTCTACTACTTCTGATACTCCTGTGGTAGAAATCTTCGAAGATTACTCTTGTTCGCACTGTGCCGATCTAGAAGAAGCCACTAGCGCAGAAATGAAGCAAGCACTAGAAGACGGCAAAATCATTGCAAAGATTTATGGACTTAACTTCCTTGATCGCGGCAATGAAGAAGGTAACTCTACCAAGGCCGGTGGCGCTGCCATGGCTGTTGCAGAATCGGGCGATGCGAGTGCATATTGGAACACCCGTAAGTTGTTCATGGGTGAGCAAAATGAGATCTACGGTCAGTGGGATAACGAGAAATTTGCCTCTGCTGCTATCCAGATGGGTGCCTCAGAAGATATTCGTGACTCCATCGCTAGCGGCGATAAGATGCGGGAGTTTCCTTCTGTTGCTTCGGCAAACTCCGACTACCTCACTGAGATCGGTGAACGAGTTTCTTCACCACGCGTATTTATTGATGGCACCGAGGTAACCTCTAACCTTGCTGGTTGGGTTTCCCAGGCAACCGGTGCGTAA
- a CDS encoding YdcF family protein, with protein sequence MAVLVFVLGATLALFVNGYFLIKREGISLAHCLPFFLGIAALFMYFLAFIGVYYGNEYAAIRYLIPVTFWYISLVAYVGFNLAAYLLQALIHSRWPKTNGYQGVVVLGSGIREERVTPLLASRLDRGLAIARKNQAQYFVCSGGQGVDEPIPEAEAMRRYVHEKAPGEFRIVVEDKSTTTRENLLFSDSKLADVLPSDTKVAVATSNYHALRAAAIVRQLGLSWDVYGAPTALYYVPSAFLREFVAAMELNWRIHAIIVAVFTIVVGYLTYYAF encoded by the coding sequence ATGGCTGTCCTCGTGTTTGTGCTAGGTGCAACCTTAGCTTTGTTTGTTAATGGCTACTTTTTAATAAAACGGGAAGGCATTTCTTTAGCGCACTGTCTTCCGTTTTTCTTAGGGATAGCCGCCTTATTTATGTATTTCCTAGCCTTTATTGGTGTGTATTACGGCAATGAATATGCCGCTATCAGATATCTGATCCCGGTTACCTTTTGGTACATTTCTTTGGTTGCTTATGTTGGCTTTAACCTCGCTGCTTATTTGCTTCAAGCTCTAATTCATAGTCGATGGCCAAAGACAAATGGTTATCAGGGCGTTGTTGTTTTAGGAAGTGGGATCCGTGAGGAAAGGGTTACCCCGCTTTTGGCTTCGCGCCTTGATCGTGGATTAGCTATTGCACGTAAAAATCAGGCGCAATATTTTGTTTGCTCCGGTGGCCAAGGAGTCGATGAGCCAATTCCAGAAGCAGAAGCAATGCGGCGTTATGTTCACGAAAAAGCCCCTGGGGAGTTTCGTATAGTGGTTGAGGATAAGTCCACAACCACGAGGGAAAACTTACTTTTTAGTGACTCAAAGCTTGCTGACGTGTTGCCGTCTGACACAAAAGTTGCTGTTGCTACTAGTAATTATCATGCACTGCGTGCAGCGGCTATTGTTCGCCAGCTTGGTTTATCGTGGGATGTGTATGGTGCGCCTACTGCTTTGTATTATGTACCATCGGCGTTTCTTCGTGAGTTTGTTGCAGCCATGGAATTAAATTGGCGTATTCACGCTATTATTGTGGCGGTGTTTACTATTGTGGTGGGCTATCTAACTTATTATGCTTTTTAA
- the nadE gene encoding ammonia-dependent NAD(+) synthetase has product MNSSPQFINDQQQKIIDAIYAQPTIDPKEEINRRVNFLADYLRHTNTNGFVLGISGGQDSTLGGRLAQLAVEKLRVEGKKAEFWALRLPYGVQADEDDAQRALDFIQPDHQLTINIKEATDAIEAATATALGQKNLGDFNKGNIKARQRMIVHYALAGEKGLLVIGTDHAAENITGFFTKFGDGGADILPLFGLSKRQGAALLQHLGAPKSTWEKVPTADLEEDRPALPDEVALGVTYQEIDDYIEAAAAISGTSRQRLESLYQRSEHKRHLPVTPFDTWWKS; this is encoded by the coding sequence ATGAACAGCAGCCCACAATTCATTAATGATCAACAGCAAAAAATTATCGATGCTATTTATGCCCAACCTACTATCGACCCAAAAGAAGAAATTAATCGGCGAGTAAATTTTTTAGCTGATTATTTGCGCCACACTAACACAAATGGCTTTGTGCTGGGCATTTCTGGCGGTCAGGATTCCACCCTTGGTGGCCGATTGGCGCAATTGGCCGTCGAAAAGCTACGTGTAGAAGGAAAAAAAGCCGAATTTTGGGCACTACGACTTCCCTATGGAGTGCAAGCTGATGAGGATGACGCTCAGCGTGCTTTGGATTTTATCCAGCCAGATCACCAACTAACAATCAATATCAAAGAAGCTACTGATGCCATCGAAGCTGCTACAGCTACAGCTTTAGGACAGAAAAATCTAGGCGATTTTAATAAGGGTAATATCAAAGCTCGTCAACGCATGATTGTGCACTATGCCCTTGCCGGCGAAAAAGGTCTATTAGTTATTGGCACCGATCATGCGGCAGAAAATATCACTGGCTTTTTCACAAAATTCGGCGATGGTGGAGCCGATATTCTACCGCTTTTTGGCCTAAGCAAACGTCAAGGTGCAGCTTTATTACAGCATCTTGGTGCGCCTAAGAGCACTTGGGAAAAAGTACCCACTGCTGATTTAGAAGAAGATCGGCCAGCGCTGCCAGACGAAGTAGCCTTGGGCGTAACTTACCAAGAAATCGATGATTATATTGAAGCCGCCGCTGCTATCAGTGGTACCAGCCGGCAGCGCTTAGAATCGCTCTATCAACGCAGTGAGCATAAACGTCACCTGCCAGTGACTCCATTTGATACCTGGTGGAAAAGCTAA
- the ykgO gene encoding type B 50S ribosomal protein L36 has protein sequence MKVRKSLRSLKNKSGAQVVRRRGKVYVINKKEPRFKARQG, from the coding sequence ATGAAGGTTCGTAAATCCCTTCGGTCGCTGAAGAACAAGTCGGGCGCTCAGGTTGTGCGCCGTCGCGGTAAGGTCTACGTGATCAATAAGAAAGAGCCACGTTTTAAGGCTCGTCAGGGTTAA
- a CDS encoding AzlC family ABC transporter permease: MGNIRYYVAPTISINVSFFVVGISYGMLIAARLPSWITSIMTTFAGSLDFVCIGLILADTPLSSITFTTLIIKILGMPFISLAKIYAIFRLYDESYVTATATPKKKINIPPALLPQSGLTYGIEWLIKIQKECS; this comes from the coding sequence GTGGGAAATATTCGCTATTATGTAGCGCCCACTATTTCAATTAATGTTTCATTTTTTGTTGTCGGAATCAGCTACGGCATGCTTATTGCTGCCAGACTACCTTCATGGATAACTTCTATCATGACCACTTTTGCTGGCAGTCTCGATTTTGTATGCATTGGGCTTATTCTGGCAGACACACCACTATCATCAATAACGTTCACTACCCTCATCATAAAAATTCTCGGCATGCCTTTTATTTCACTAGCTAAGATATATGCCATTTTTAGGCTTTACGACGAATCCTATGTGACTGCTACCGCCACACCAAAGAAAAAAATTAACATACCACCGGCATTATTACCGCAATCGGGTCTCACTTATGGCATAGAGTGGCTAATTAAAATACAAAAAGAGTGCAGTTAG
- a CDS encoding Lrp/AsnC family transcriptional regulator: MDAVDLAIIAQLTKNGRMSNQDLAQEVGLTPAPCLRRVRNLEELGVIQGYRAEISPGAIDQGFEAIVLVNLNSNKSEETLAFEERILAMPEVIEFRRMFSQPDYLLRVAVKDIGAYEQWMSQTLQKDPEIERFHSHITMKVLRGLL, from the coding sequence ATGGATGCTGTCGATTTAGCAATTATTGCGCAACTTACTAAAAACGGGCGAATGAGCAACCAAGATCTTGCGCAGGAGGTTGGTCTTACTCCGGCACCATGTTTGCGCCGAGTTCGTAACCTAGAAGAACTAGGGGTTATTCAAGGCTATCGGGCAGAAATCTCTCCAGGGGCAATTGATCAAGGCTTTGAGGCAATTGTGTTGGTTAATTTGAATAGCAATAAGAGTGAAGAAACTCTTGCTTTTGAAGAACGCATTTTGGCTATGCCGGAAGTGATTGAGTTTCGCCGCATGTTTTCTCAGCCAGATTATCTGCTTCGTGTGGCGGTAAAAGATATTGGTGCTTATGAGCAGTGGATGTCGCAAACACTGCAAAAGGATCCAGAGATTGAGCGTTTTCACTCTCATATCACTATGAAGGTGCTACGCGGATTGCTTTAG
- the nrdH gene encoding glutaredoxin-like protein NrdH codes for MSITLYTKPACVQCNATKKALDRAGLDYTSVDISIDDEARDYVMALGYLQAPVVEVDGEHWSGFRPERINSLAAQVA; via the coding sequence ATGTCGATCACTCTTTACACAAAGCCAGCCTGCGTACAGTGCAATGCAACCAAGAAAGCACTAGATCGGGCTGGTCTTGATTACACTTCCGTTGATATCAGTATTGACGATGAAGCACGTGATTATGTTATGGCGTTGGGGTATCTACAAGCGCCAGTAGTAGAGGTAGATGGTGAGCACTGGTCTGGTTTCCGTCCAGAACGTATTAATAGCCTTGCGGCACAGGTTGCGTAA
- the nrdI gene encoding class Ib ribonucleoside-diphosphate reductase assembly flavoprotein NrdI, producing the protein MLVVYFSSATENTKRFVEKLGFPSKRIPLRKNDDPLVVDEPYVLVCPTYGGGASISHQNTRPVPAPVIKFLNNEHNRGLIRAVIAGGNSNFGTDFGKAGEVISSKCKVPYVYRYELLGTDEDVAIVRAGIIENAQELGLRLDNLASA; encoded by the coding sequence ATGCTCGTCGTATATTTCTCTTCTGCTACGGAGAATACGAAGCGATTTGTTGAGAAACTGGGTTTCCCGAGCAAACGCATTCCACTAAGAAAAAACGATGATCCATTAGTCGTTGATGAGCCTTATGTATTGGTGTGTCCAACATATGGTGGTGGTGCGTCGATAAGCCATCAAAATACTCGCCCAGTTCCTGCACCAGTTATTAAGTTTTTAAACAATGAGCATAATCGGGGTTTGATTCGGGCTGTGATTGCTGGCGGAAATTCTAATTTTGGAACTGACTTTGGTAAAGCTGGTGAGGTAATTTCTAGCAAATGCAAAGTGCCTTATGTCTACCGTTATGAACTATTGGGTACGGATGAAGACGTCGCTATTGTGCGAGCTGGGATCATTGAAAATGCCCAAGAACTTGGGCTGAGGCTAGATAACCTAGCGAGTGCATAA